One genomic window of Chrysiogenes arsenatis DSM 11915 includes the following:
- a CDS encoding ice-binding family protein translates to MTSLLVSPTDPTTIAGLSRQFVATGVYSDGTSQDITDSVTWSSSMTSFATIGANNGLAMGVAAGTSNITATLGLLSDNTDLTVTAATLASITVTPANSTIASGLTRQFLATGIDTEGISHDITATVTWSSDSTDFATVNSAGLALGVTAGASAIRATAPSSVTGATTLTVTGATLDSISVTPANPSVVNGLTRQFTATGIYSDGTSQDITASAVWSTVSSAIATINASGLATGEAAGTTSVRAALSGINGATNLTVTAETLSSIAVAPLNPSVVSGLNRQFTATGTYSNGSVADISSLVVWSSSDIARATMNPNGTASSGLATGIAVGTASISAAMGGQTGTTTLNVTAATLSSIAVTPVTPSVAMGLTRQFAATGTYSNGSVADITASVVWSSSDITRATMNPSGTVASGLATGILNGTSVIRATLGSVIGNTTLTVTAVTLSSIAVTPENSSVASGLIRQFTATGTYSDSSEANITALVIWASSDITRATMNPNGTASSGRATGVSVGTSTITATLGADSDDTTLTVTAALANNPTPPDLGETERFVVLASQAITTTPAPISSIADGDFGLLDQARSFYAGFTPGVTAGQFVELTNGLSYAPDDVTPPYIVPAPYASTVAFINQVRTDLGIAYTFLAADPNPGAATQVLPVELGNQTLTRGVYKTASNVTIQTGDLTLDAQGDPDSVWIFSIGGTLATGAPGGNIILAGGALSKNVYWRTAGTTIVGTNTTFRGNVFAWPQVNVTTGATVVGRLFSVTEQVTLDNNMVTKAP, encoded by the coding sequence TTGACTTCTCTTCTTGTATCGCCGACTGATCCGACTACCATCGCTGGTCTAAGCAGACAGTTTGTGGCCACTGGCGTTTACTCTGACGGAACCTCGCAAGATATCACCGATTCCGTCACCTGGTCATCCAGCATGACTAGTTTTGCTACGATAGGCGCCAATAATGGCCTTGCTATGGGCGTAGCGGCAGGTACATCGAACATTACGGCAACCTTGGGGCTTTTATCTGACAATACCGATCTTACGGTAACTGCAGCTACGTTGGCTTCCATTACCGTAACTCCCGCAAACTCCACCATAGCGAGTGGACTCACGCGGCAGTTTCTGGCTACCGGTATCGACACCGAAGGGATATCGCATGATATTACCGCTACGGTCACATGGAGTTCGGATTCAACTGATTTCGCTACCGTCAATTCCGCTGGTCTTGCCTTGGGTGTTACTGCTGGGGCTTCTGCCATTCGTGCTACGGCTCCGAGTAGCGTAACTGGGGCAACAACTTTGACTGTCACGGGTGCAACCTTGGACTCTATTAGCGTGACACCGGCCAATCCGAGTGTTGTTAATGGTCTGACGCGGCAGTTTACCGCCACAGGGATTTACTCTGATGGCACTTCGCAGGATATTACCGCATCTGCTGTCTGGTCAACAGTTTCGTCCGCTATTGCTACGATAAATGCCAGCGGTCTCGCCACTGGTGAGGCAGCAGGAACGACATCAGTTCGTGCTGCACTGAGCGGTATAAACGGAGCGACCAATTTGACCGTTACTGCGGAAACACTGAGTTCTATTGCGGTAGCACCCCTTAATCCGAGCGTTGTGAGCGGTCTTAACAGACAGTTTACGGCAACCGGAACCTACTCAAACGGCAGCGTGGCAGACATTAGTTCTTTAGTTGTTTGGTCATCAAGCGACATCGCGCGTGCTACCATGAATCCAAATGGAACCGCCAGCAGTGGCCTTGCCACCGGAATTGCGGTCGGTACGGCATCCATTAGCGCTGCAATGGGTGGCCAAACCGGAACGACAACTTTGAACGTTACGGCGGCAACGTTAAGTTCTATTGCAGTAACGCCGGTTACCCCAAGCGTTGCGATGGGATTAACGCGGCAGTTTGCCGCTACTGGCACCTATTCGAATGGCAGCGTGGCTGACATTACTGCTTCGGTGGTCTGGTCATCAAGCGACATCACGCGTGCTACCATGAACCCGAGCGGAACAGTCGCCAGCGGCCTTGCGACAGGTATTTTGAATGGCACTTCTGTTATTAGAGCAACCTTAGGGAGCGTCATTGGGAATACAACCTTGACTGTGACTGCGGTAACGTTGAGTTCTATTGCCGTGACACCAGAAAATTCAAGTGTTGCCAGCGGCCTGATTCGGCAGTTCACTGCCACGGGCACCTATTCTGACAGTAGCGAGGCGAACATTACAGCATTAGTCATTTGGGCATCGAGTGATATTACGCGTGCCACTATGAACCCGAATGGAACCGCCAGTAGTGGCCGTGCGACAGGCGTTTCAGTGGGAACATCTACCATAACCGCTACGCTAGGCGCCGATTCGGATGATACGACTCTGACCGTCACGGCGGCGCTGGCGAATAATCCGACACCGCCTGATCTTGGGGAAACCGAGCGCTTCGTGGTATTGGCGAGCCAGGCGATTACCACGACCCCCGCGCCTATATCATCTATTGCGGATGGGGATTTTGGTCTGTTGGATCAAGCTCGTTCCTTTTATGCCGGATTCACCCCAGGTGTTACTGCTGGCCAATTCGTGGAGCTTACGAACGGGTTATCCTATGCGCCTGATGATGTAACGCCTCCTTATATCGTCCCCGCACCGTATGCTTCGACGGTGGCGTTTATCAATCAGGTCAGAACTGACCTTGGCATTGCGTATACCTTCCTCGCCGCCGACCCGAATCCGGGCGCTGCAACGCAGGTTCTTCCTGTTGAGTTGGGCAACCAGACGCTGACGCGTGGTGTGTATAAAACGGCGTCCAATGTAACCATTCAAACGGGCGATCTGACGCTCGACGCGCAGGGTGACCCTGATTCTGTCTGGATTTTTTCAATCGGTGGAACATTGGCTACCGGTGCTCCGGGCGGGAATATTATTCTTGCCGGCGGCGCGCTCTCCAAAAATGTGTATTGGAGAACGGCCGGAACGACGATTGTCGGTACGAACACAACCTTTCGTGGAAACGTCTTTGCTTGGCCGCAAGTCAACGTAACCACAGGCGCTACGGTCGTCGGAAGATTGTTTTCTGTGACCGAGCAAGTGACCCTAGACAACAATATGGTAACCAAAGCTCCGTAA
- a CDS encoding OmpA family protein has protein sequence MKNSPFTIPVLKTTAMMLFACVVLLPLSARAEIKAGSFELSPFVGYNFFENDKNLKDRPIYGGRIGYNFTKHFALEGVVETIRTRIDDRSIVGAKEGQFRSPMTDVDLTFYHIDALYHFMPDGRFNPFVVAGIGGAHHSPDISSGDMIALNYGVGAKYWLSKNIALRFDLRDHVVTEVFQESYHNLSATMGLVFALGGTSKSAPVQVAQPKTVPAEKVVIVVAETPVPKVEEKVKVLSEEAKGEGKIIILAFEDVHFDFDKATLNNEAKAVLKESIQILKDNPKANVRIAGYTSASGTEAYNQALSERRAKAVEDYLVQEGVVRPGRLSTIGYGQTRPAQYESAPKDIYSKAAKANMRVLFEIIVK, from the coding sequence ATGAAAAATAGTCCATTTACCATTCCTGTGTTGAAAACAACAGCGATGATGTTGTTCGCGTGTGTTGTTCTTCTGCCGTTATCAGCTCGTGCTGAGATAAAGGCTGGAAGCTTTGAGTTGAGCCCTTTTGTTGGGTACAATTTTTTCGAAAATGATAAGAATTTGAAAGATCGCCCTATATATGGTGGACGTATTGGCTATAATTTCACGAAGCATTTTGCGCTTGAAGGGGTCGTGGAGACCATTCGCACCCGTATTGATGATAGATCCATCGTCGGTGCAAAAGAAGGGCAGTTTAGAAGCCCCATGACCGATGTAGATCTGACCTTTTACCATATTGATGCCCTCTATCACTTTATGCCTGACGGGAGATTCAACCCGTTTGTCGTTGCGGGTATCGGTGGTGCGCACCATAGCCCTGACATATCAAGCGGCGACATGATAGCCCTCAATTATGGCGTAGGGGCGAAATATTGGTTGTCCAAAAACATCGCATTGCGATTTGACCTGAGAGATCACGTGGTTACGGAAGTATTTCAGGAAAGCTACCATAACCTTAGTGCAACGATGGGGCTTGTCTTTGCGTTAGGTGGCACGTCGAAGTCGGCTCCGGTTCAAGTGGCGCAACCCAAAACAGTACCGGCGGAAAAGGTTGTTATTGTTGTAGCGGAAACGCCTGTGCCGAAGGTTGAAGAGAAGGTCAAGGTTCTTTCAGAAGAGGCGAAAGGTGAAGGCAAAATCATTATTCTGGCGTTTGAAGACGTCCACTTTGATTTTGATAAGGCGACGCTCAATAATGAAGCCAAAGCCGTACTGAAAGAGAGCATCCAGATTCTTAAGGACAACCCCAAGGCGAATGTCCGCATTGCCGGATATACCTCAGCGTCTGGTACGGAAGCATATAACCAGGCACTCAGTGAAAGACGGGCAAAAGCCGTTGAAGATTACCTTGTGCAAGAAGGAGTCGTAAGGCCGGGGAGACTTTCTACTATCGGCTATGGACAGACCAGACCGGCTCAGTATGAGTCTGCCCCGAAAGATATTTACTCCAAAGCGGCGAAAGCGAATATGCGCGTTCTTTTTGAAATCATCGTCAAATAG
- a CDS encoding DUF2232 domain-containing protein, which produces METITRNILLSLALVAVSSFIPIIGIIAGLFTPYPLLRTIVSVNFRASLYVALPSLLFLVAINPLGGGLYVFETVFPSLVAGYLLLSRTNPLEIVVKSTLAAGALLMGGYVVYMVMSGSHPVQVFFQEMAQVVVDSGASVMLAGGNINQVFAVLANISFGFVMAGISFSLICSLGLLLRRQKAAKNSDDSFAIDRFVGTRIPFEIVFLFLASLVGTMGENTALTMVASSILFYLLMLYAFQGVLILSTFFRVRSVPKPFQFVVYIFMIIQPGLILVLSFFGLLESWFDFRRKWLKLP; this is translated from the coding sequence GTGGAAACCATTACCCGTAATATTTTGTTAAGCTTGGCATTGGTAGCCGTCTCTTCGTTTATACCCATCATTGGTATTATTGCTGGTCTCTTTACTCCCTACCCTTTACTGCGCACGATAGTTTCGGTGAATTTTCGGGCGTCGTTGTATGTTGCGCTACCCTCACTGCTTTTTTTAGTCGCGATCAACCCGCTTGGTGGGGGATTATATGTTTTCGAAACGGTTTTTCCTTCATTGGTGGCAGGGTACTTGTTGCTCAGTCGTACGAACCCGCTTGAAATTGTGGTGAAATCAACCTTAGCTGCTGGTGCTTTGTTGATGGGTGGTTACGTGGTGTATATGGTGATGAGTGGGTCGCATCCGGTACAGGTTTTCTTTCAGGAAATGGCTCAAGTGGTGGTTGATAGCGGCGCATCGGTCATGCTGGCGGGCGGTAATATCAATCAGGTTTTTGCTGTGCTTGCCAATATTTCGTTTGGATTTGTCATGGCAGGAATTTCATTTAGTCTTATTTGCTCATTAGGCTTGTTGTTGCGCCGTCAGAAAGCGGCGAAAAATTCCGATGATTCTTTTGCCATTGACCGTTTTGTCGGTACGCGCATTCCGTTTGAGATAGTATTTTTGTTTCTGGCTTCGTTAGTTGGAACTATGGGTGAAAATACGGCGCTGACTATGGTGGCGTCGAGTATTCTTTTCTATTTGCTTATGTTGTACGCCTTTCAGGGCGTACTTATTTTGTCGACATTCTTTCGCGTCCGTTCTGTTCCGAAGCCATTTCAGTTTGTGGTTTATATTTTTATGATTATCCAGCCGGGGCTTATTCTTGTGCTGAGCTTTTTTGGGTTATTGGAGTCGTGGTTTGACTTCCGGCGCAAGTGGTTAAAACTTCCATGA